AGAGATCGAATGCGGTCGTCGGAGGTGCCCCTTCGTACGCCTCTGGAGGCAGATACGCGGGTGTGCCAGCAAACGGGGCCCTGGCCGCGATCGGGGCGCTGGCGCCACGTTGGCGATCCACGTCCGTCGAGGGCGGAATCAGGGTAGCGAGGCCGAAGTCGAGGAGCTTGGGCGCGCCGGTCGCTGCGAACCCGATATTGCTTGGCTTGAGATCGCGATGAAGCAGACCTTTGGAATGAACGTACGTCAGAGCCCGCGTCAAGGTGAGGCCGACGCGGACGGCGCTGGCCGGTGACAGCGGACCACCTGTCAGCCTATGGGCCAGCGTTCCGTTGGGCAGATACTCGACCACGAGCACTGGCGTGTGCCGCCAGATCTCCAAATCATAGATTGTTGCGAGCGAGGCGTGGTTGAGGGTGGCCATCGCGCGCGCTTCCTCACGGAGGTGCGACACACCGCCCTCGCCGAGCTCTGGCAGAGTTTTCAGCGCCACTTCGCGATCGAGGGTCGTGTCCCGCGCCAGGTAGACGACGCCCATGCCGCCTGCGCCGAGCCGTCGCTGGACGATGAACTTCCCGCGGAGACGGCGAGGCAGGGAGGCAAGACTCGCGTCGACTCGGCAAGAGCACGGCAGCGGTCCGGTGTCAACGACCACCCCACAGCGCGGGCACTCGAGGGCTGCCTCACCCCGGCCGCTGGCATGGCCCGCGGCCTCGCCCGCGCGACTGGTGCTGCGAGCTGAATCCCACACCGCGGCGGCTGCGGTCGTGAGGGTGGTCACGAACCAACGATCACGCTCATCGAATGGAAGGCCGCCCACCCTGTGACCGACCAACGCAATTGCAGCCACGGTGCCATCGCGGCGGGTGAGAGCAGCGGCGAGCTCAACGTCGTTGGCCGCCACCCAATCACGTTCCTCTTTCGGGAGCAGCGCGAAAAGTGGGCCACCGCCCGAGAGATCGAGCGGCGTCGTCGACTTCTGGAGCATGGCGACTATAGCGGCGTCGCGAGGTAGCTGTGTGTTCCCGCCGAAAGGTTCGGCGAAGGCGTCGCCGCCTTTGGGCACGAGTAGGTGGACCGCGGCTGCGCCGATGCTCTTGCACAGCTCTCTCTTCACGGTCACCATAATCTCCCGCTGGCCGCGTGCGTTGCGCACGCGTTCCAGGCTTCGGGCGAGCAGCTCACGATGGTCTGCGGCACGGCGGGAGAAGCGCCGATCGACGGTCTCGAGCAGCGTCGAGCGCGCGAAGAGGAGGAGGCAGCCGACAGCGGCGCACGAGAGCAGCAGCCAGGCCCGTGAGTCGGCGAAGAGATCGGCGATCACGACATCTCGCAGCCCATACAGCGCCAGGAAGAGCACGACGAACGGCGCAGCGACGAGCGCTGTCAATGCGCTCCGTGCCAGCGCATAGCGCCACGCGCGGCGGAGGATTGATTGAAGCTCGAGGGGGCGATCGACGATTACCGCGGCAGTGGCCAGGATTGGTGTGACCGCGAGTGCGGTAATGACTAGACGAACGAGCCAGATGCGCTGAAAAGGGCTCACGACTAGCAGCCACGCACCAACGCCTGGCCACACGATTGGCGCGACGCCAAATAGAAGGAATGGCGTCGTGCCCGCAGTGATCGCACAGGCAAAGCGCGCCACCTTGCGGCGCTCCGATGGAGGAGCGCGATGGGAGCGCACCAGAACCACAGCCACGGCGGGAACAAGCGTTGCCGCTAACAGATGCCAGAACGCGTTACTGGGGTGGTCGCGCAAGAGGTAGACGAGCAGACCCTGGTCGACAGGGTGATACGCAGCAACCACATTGATTCCAAAGACCAAGCTACCGAGGAAACACGTAGCGGCTGCACCATGGCGGGTGAGCATGTCGAACACAGTGAATCGCCGCACCCGGGGAAAGTCCAGGGCGAAGAGCCACATGCAGCCGGGTATGAAGGTTTCGGGAAAGAGCCCTTGGGTTACCGGATCGATCGACTCGGCCCAGCCCTCGCGGAGGCCCGTCAACGCGCCGCGAGCGAACGCGCTTGCGGCGCATACGAAGAACGCGAGTAAGTAGAGGCTGCGCGGGTCCCGCGACGTGACCGTCCCGAGGAATAGACTCGCTGCTGCGAAGCCCAGCGTCAGGACGACCTGGGGCGCCCGGTTCGAGATCGACTCACCGCTCGCGAGCGCCGTCGCCAGAACGACCAAGCTGCAGATTACCTGAGTCGTTGCGAGCACCACGACCAGACGAACGAGCAGCGACGTTGGTGACCGGCGCTCGGGTGCCGGCCTTGCCTCACGCCGGCCCGACGCCTGCCGAGCATTGGTGCTGCGAGCGCGGCCCGCTGCTTCGCGAATGCTGTCGAGGAAACAGAGGTTCTGAACAATCGCGCGGTCCCGGTCGCCGCGGGCGCGTCCGAGCAGAGTGGCCCAATCGATGAGTGCTCTATCGATGAAGGCCTCGGTGGCCTGCACCAGGAGTCGGCGCGGCTCAGCGTTCGCCCATCTGCTCCGCCAACCGGCGAACCGCGCGTTGAAGAGCCATTCTCGCGGCATTTCGGGACCGACCGATCATGCAACCGAGCTGCGCGTGGCTGTAGCCGAGCTCCACGTGGGCGACGATTAGCTCACGGTCCCTCGGCGCCAGGCGCGCCAGAGCTCTGCGATAACATACCCACCGCTCGTTCGCCATCGTCTGTTCGACGGGCGAGGGGACGGGATCTGCAAGCTCACGGGACACCTCATGCGTGCCACGCCTCGCAAAGAGACGATGCTCGTCGCGGATGCGGTTCTGGACAGCCCTGAGCAGGTACGCTCCGAGGGCGCGCTGACCCCGAAGCTGGAATGCTCCGCGCCGACGAATGGTGCGGAGAAGAACATCCTGGATGAGATCCGACGTATCCGCCAGAGTCCGCGCCCATCGCGGCAGCCGTCCATGTGCCCACAGGCGTAGTCGCGGGACACAACGAGTCAGAAGGCGGCCGAAGGCACTCGAGTCGCCGAGACAGGCGCGTGTGGACAGGCGCCAAGACTCTTCACTGACGGGCTGTGCGGCGGCGTCGGCTGTCGAGGACCTCTGGAGCACCACGAGAGTATGCTCAGTGTCCCCAACGGCAGGGCAGAGGGCCACTAAATATAGTTTGTTGTATGAGCTAACACTATAAATATAGATTGTGGTGCCCGCGCACCTCTTGCCCAATAGTTCGGGCAGGAATGCAAGAGAAGCTGCGAGCAGTTCGGTTGCGCGTTGGCGAGAGAATAAGGCAGTTGCGCAACTTTCGCGGTCTGAGCCAGGAGCAACTTGCCGAACAAGTGGGGAACACGCCCGTGCACATGGGGCTGGTCGAGCGCGGTAAGGCCAACGTGACCATCGATATCCTGACGATGATCGCGGACAAGCTCTCGGTAGATGTCGCGGAGCTGGTCGTACCGGCGCCGGGCCTGGCGCCGGGCGAGCACACCCACATCGCCACACAGCACGACTTAGAGGACATCATGCAAGTCGTCCGGCGCATCAAGCGCGGAGGAGGTCGACGCATGCGGGAGACACAGGATCGGCCCACCATCGGCCGAAGAGTGAGCGTCACGCGACCCACCAAGTAAACCCGCCCCGCTTGTCCTAGAGCGAGCGCAGCGCAACATCATCCGTCAGTATTGTCGATCGGTGACGAGCGCGACGTGCGTTTTGCATCCGCCATGTGCCTGACCGTCGATAGACTGCCCAACGCCTTGACAATACCATCTATCGATGTCATCGTCACCATTCATAGAAGTCATCGTCTGGAGCAACGATCTGCATTGTCTTCGACTCAGCGGCGCGATCGTCGTGGAGCGCGGCGTGGAAGGGGAGGCGGCTGATGCGCAAGGATCCGATCGAAGATGCCGGTCAGAGTCTTCAGCGCCGCCGCGATCGCTTCAACGTCGGCAGGGGACAAGCGATAAGCCATCGAGTCCATTGGCGTGATCGTGTCGAACAGCTCGCCAACGGACACTCCGAGGCCGCGCGCCAGACGCACCAGCACTTCAGCGCCGGGCTCGGCCTTCGAGAGCTCGACGCGCCCGATGTACTTGTAGTTCAGGTCCGCGCGCGCGGCGAGACCTTCCTGCGACAGCTTGCGCTCGAGGCGTAGGCGACGCGCCTGCGGTCCGAGCGGCCGGATGAGCGCAGGCAGCGGACGGCGTTTCTTCGCACGCGACTTCTTTGCCGCCGGTGATTTCTTCGCAGCAGCCGCCTTCCGAGCACCGGTTGATCGCCGCCCGGTAGTGGATTGCTGCGGGACCGTCGAGTCCGGTCCTGGTCTCGGCTTCTGCTGACTAGATGATTTCCGTCTTGGCACACGCGGTTGTGTACCGCATCACCAGTGTGGGCGGAAACCTACCATCGAAGGTATTAGAGGCTGTAATAATCACGATAGCCATTACTAACGATTAGAGGTTCTCATCATGAGCAGGAACGCAGCCGGCACCAGATCGGACGCCGAGCTGATGGCTACCATGCATTCGACGAACGGCGATGCGCTTGCAGCACTATTTCGTCGCTATGGTCGCATGGTCCAGCGGGTGACGTTCGATATTCTGCGGGATGCCGGAGAGGCAGAGGATGTAACCCAAGAAGTGTTCCTCGAGGTTTATCGACGGTCACACTTGTACGATCCGTCACGGGGATCCCTGAAAGGGTGGCTCCTTCAGTACGCCTATCATCGAGGCTTGCGACGCAAGGAGGCCCTTCGACGACGCGCGGCGTATGGGAGTCAGCCGCTCGATGAGGTGGAGGCGCTGACACAACGGCGTCCACTCGACCTGACTCGACAGGAACGTCGATGGGTGATTCGGGCAGGCCTGGCCCAGTTGCCCGAGCGGCAGCGAGCGACGCTGGAGCTCGCGTGTCTGGAGGAGCTGAGCCTGCGTGATGTCGCGGAGCGGCTGCGTGTATCGTTGGGGTGCGCGCGCCACTATTACTATCGCGGGCTGGCGCGTTTGCGAGCATGGGCGGTGGTAGCGGCGCTGCCGGATAGGGAGGAGCGGGCGGTCAGGAGCCGGCGGGGAAGTCGGGTGACGGTTGCCGTTTCGCGCGGAGGATTGCCACGCAGGCGTCGTGGTATTTGAGCAGGGGATCGAAGCGGGTGGTCCGGCACGTGCCTCACTGCCGGATGCCGGGCGGCCGCGAGCATGAGTACGGGAACGCTCGATGTGCTAAGAGCCCACGCTCTTGTCTAATTACCCTGATGCGACCGGGGCGAGAGCGGGCGGCTGGCTGGCACGAACACGATGCAAACGTCGGGGGGCGTACACGCGATCACCAACGAGAATACCCGAAACAGGGGCGATCTTCGATGACATCCCCGCGGCGCGGATCGTGCCAGCCGTAGCGCGCGGGCCGGAGCCTAGCACGGCGTTCCGCACGCTACGGCCGTCAGTGTGTTCCATATCCAGCAAAGGCGGAATGGCGGCCTACTGTCGGCCACCTTCACCCAACGCGAGCGAGGCGTGGTCTCGGTGCCAGAGCCGCGAGGAAGTCTTCTGCCGGTCCAGTGTCGAG
The Luteitalea sp. genome window above contains:
- a CDS encoding protein kinase; amino-acid sequence: MPREWLFNARFAGWRSRWANAEPRRLLVQATEAFIDRALIDWATLLGRARGDRDRAIVQNLCFLDSIREAAGRARSTNARQASGRREARPAPERRSPTSLLVRLVVVLATTQVICSLVVLATALASGESISNRAPQVVLTLGFAAASLFLGTVTSRDPRSLYLLAFFVCAASAFARGALTGLREGWAESIDPVTQGLFPETFIPGCMWLFALDFPRVRRFTVFDMLTRHGAAATCFLGSLVFGINVVAAYHPVDQGLLVYLLRDHPSNAFWHLLAATLVPAVAVVLVRSHRAPPSERRKVARFACAITAGTTPFLLFGVAPIVWPGVGAWLLVVSPFQRIWLVRLVITALAVTPILATAAVIVDRPLELQSILRRAWRYALARSALTALVAAPFVVLFLALYGLRDVVIADLFADSRAWLLLSCAAVGCLLLFARSTLLETVDRRFSRRAADHRELLARSLERVRNARGQREIMVTVKRELCKSIGAAAVHLLVPKGGDAFAEPFGGNTQLPRDAAIVAMLQKSTTPLDLSGGGPLFALLPKEERDWVAANDVELAAALTRRDGTVAAIALVGHRVGGLPFDERDRWFVTTLTTAAAAVWDSARSTSRAGEAAGHASGRGEAALECPRCGVVVDTGPLPCSCRVDASLASLPRRLRGKFIVQRRLGAGGMGVVYLARDTTLDREVALKTLPELGEGGVSHLREEARAMATLNHASLATIYDLEIWRHTPVLVVEYLPNGTLAHRLTGGPLSPASAVRVGLTLTRALTYVHSKGLLHRDLKPSNIGFAATGAPKLLDFGLATLIPPSTDVDRQRGASAPIAARAPFAGTPAYLPPEAYEGAPPTTAFDLWALSVVMLEAMTGVNPFATADRVRLSHRGRNSHSADLSAYLSDLPPALGPFFERALARRPESRFHTSSEMHSALEAAASSPSFS
- a CDS encoding sigma-70 family RNA polymerase sigma factor, whose translation is MLAASLAFLPELLGKRCAGTTIYIYSVSSYNKLYLVALCPAVGDTEHTLVVLQRSSTADAAAQPVSEESWRLSTRACLGDSSAFGRLLTRCVPRLRLWAHGRLPRWARTLADTSDLIQDVLLRTIRRRGAFQLRGQRALGAYLLRAVQNRIRDEHRLFARRGTHEVSRELADPVPSPVEQTMANERWVCYRRALARLAPRDRELIVAHVELGYSHAQLGCMIGRSRNAARMALQRAVRRLAEQMGER
- a CDS encoding helix-turn-helix domain-containing protein translates to MQEKLRAVRLRVGERIRQLRNFRGLSQEQLAEQVGNTPVHMGLVERGKANVTIDILTMIADKLSVDVAELVVPAPGLAPGEHTHIATQHDLEDIMQVVRRIKRGGGRRMRETQDRPTIGRRVSVTRPTK
- a CDS encoding helix-turn-helix domain-containing protein; this encodes MPALIRPLGPQARRLRLERKLSQEGLAARADLNYKYIGRVELSKAEPGAEVLVRLARGLGVSVGELFDTITPMDSMAYRLSPADVEAIAAALKTLTGIFDRILAHQPPPLPRRAPRRSRR
- a CDS encoding sigma-70 family RNA polymerase sigma factor; translation: MSRNAAGTRSDAELMATMHSTNGDALAALFRRYGRMVQRVTFDILRDAGEAEDVTQEVFLEVYRRSHLYDPSRGSLKGWLLQYAYHRGLRRKEALRRRAAYGSQPLDEVEALTQRRPLDLTRQERRWVIRAGLAQLPERQRATLELACLEELSLRDVAERLRVSLGCARHYYYRGLARLRAWAVVAALPDREERAVRSRRGSRVTVAVSRGGLPRRRRGI